The following proteins are co-located in the Sphingomonas donggukensis genome:
- the rplP gene encoding 50S ribosomal protein L16 gives MLQPKKTKFRKQFKGRIHGDAKGGTTLNFGSYGLKAMEPERITARQIEAARRAITRHIKRQGRLWIRIFPDVAVSSKPAEVRMGSGKGAPEYWAARVKPGRILFELDGVEGPLAAEAFSRAAMKLPIKVKVVARLGDTSHLEG, from the coding sequence ATGCTGCAACCGAAGAAGACCAAGTTCCGCAAGCAGTTCAAGGGCCGCATCCACGGTGATGCCAAGGGCGGGACGACGCTGAACTTCGGCTCGTACGGGCTGAAGGCGATGGAGCCGGAGCGGATCACCGCACGCCAGATCGAGGCGGCTCGCCGCGCGATCACGCGTCACATCAAGCGCCAGGGGCGTTTGTGGATCCGCATCTTCCCGGACGTCGCGGTTTCGTCGAAGCCGGCCGAAGTCCGCATGGGCTCGGGCAAGGGCGCGCCGGAATATTGGGCGGCACGCGTGAAGCCGGGCCGCATCCTGTTCGAGCTCGACGGTGTCGAGGGGCCGCTCGCCGCGGAGGCGTTCAGCCGCGCCGCGATGAAGCTGCCGATCAAGGTCAAGGTCGTGGCGCGCCTCGGCGATACGTCGCACCTGGAGGGTTGA
- the rpsS gene encoding 30S ribosomal protein S19 — protein MARSIWKGPFVDLSLLKKAETAQDAGTRAGPIKTWSRRSTILPQFVGLTFNVYNGRKFVPVSVNEDMVGMKLGEFAPTRFFPGHAADKKGKR, from the coding sequence ATGGCTCGCTCGATCTGGAAGGGTCCGTTCGTGGACCTGAGCCTTCTGAAGAAGGCGGAAACCGCGCAGGACGCAGGTACGCGTGCCGGCCCGATCAAGACCTGGTCGCGTCGCTCGACGATCCTGCCGCAGTTCGTCGGCCTGACCTTCAACGTCTATAACGGCCGCAAGTTCGTGCCGGTGTCGGTGAACGAGGACATGGTCGGCATGAAGCTGGGCGAGTTCGCTCCGACCCGCTTCTTCCCCGGTCACGCCGCTGACAAGAAGGGCAAGCGCTGA
- the rpsC gene encoding 30S ribosomal protein S3: protein MGHKSNPIGLRLQINRTWDSRWFAEGADYGRLLLEDLKIRQYILKTLPQAAISKVVIERPAKLARISIYAARPGVIIGKKGTDIEKLRKTLGKMTSSEVSLNIVEIRKPEIDAKLIAQGIADQLERRIAFRRAMKRAVQSAMRLGADGIRVACGGRLGGAEIARSESYREGRVPLHTLRANLDYAEAQAHTAYGVCGVKVWVFKGEILGHDPMAQDRLMMEAQTSGVRPARDDRRN, encoded by the coding sequence ATGGGTCACAAGAGCAACCCCATCGGTCTCCGCCTGCAGATCAACCGCACGTGGGACAGCCGCTGGTTCGCCGAGGGTGCGGACTATGGTCGCCTGCTGCTGGAAGATCTGAAGATCCGCCAGTACATCCTGAAGACGCTGCCCCAGGCCGCGATCTCGAAGGTGGTCATCGAGCGTCCGGCGAAGCTGGCGCGCATCTCGATCTACGCGGCCCGCCCCGGTGTCATCATCGGCAAGAAGGGCACCGACATCGAGAAGCTGCGCAAGACGCTCGGCAAGATGACCTCGTCGGAAGTGTCGCTGAACATCGTCGAGATCCGCAAGCCCGAGATCGATGCCAAGCTGATCGCGCAGGGTATTGCCGACCAGCTCGAGCGTCGTATAGCCTTCCGCCGTGCCATGAAGCGCGCGGTGCAGTCGGCGATGCGCCTGGGTGCCGACGGCATCCGCGTCGCTTGCGGCGGTCGTCTCGGCGGCGCCGAGATCGCGCGTTCGGAGAGCTACCGCGAGGGTCGTGTGCCGCTGCACACGCTGCGCGCGAACCTCGACTATGCCGAGGCGCAGGCCCACACCGCCTACGGCGTGTGCGGCGTGAAGGTCTGGGTGTTCAAGGGCGAGATCCTTGGCCACGACCCGATGGCGCAGGACCGGCTGATGATGGAGGCACAGACCTCCGGCGTGCGCCCGGCGCGCGATGATCGCAGGAACTAA
- the rpsQ gene encoding 30S ribosomal protein S17 has protein sequence MPKRVLTGVIVSDKTDKTVVVNVERKVKHPLYGKIIRRSKKYHAHDEGNEYKAGETVRIEETAPMSKLKTWKVIERVNTHATPEMIAAEASA, from the coding sequence ATGCCGAAGCGCGTGCTGACCGGGGTGATCGTCTCGGACAAGACCGACAAGACGGTGGTGGTGAACGTCGAGCGCAAGGTGAAGCACCCGCTCTACGGCAAGATCATCCGCCGTTCGAAGAAGTATCATGCCCATGACGAGGGCAACGAGTACAAGGCCGGCGAGACGGTGCGGATCGAAGAGACCGCCCCGATGTCCAAGCTGAAGACGTGGAAGGTGATCGAGCGGGTGAATACCCATGCGACGCCGGAGATGATCGCGGCGGAAGCCTCGGCCTAA
- the rplN gene encoding 50S ribosomal protein L14, with translation MIQMQSNLDVADNSGAKRVQCIKVLGGSKRRVAGVGDVIVVSVKEAVPRGRVKKGDVHRAVIVRTAKDIRRADGSVIRFDGNAAVLVNKNEEPIGTRIFGPVVRELRSKGYMKIISLAPEVL, from the coding sequence ATGATCCAGATGCAGTCCAATCTCGACGTCGCTGACAACAGCGGCGCGAAGCGGGTGCAGTGCATCAAGGTGCTGGGCGGCTCGAAGCGCCGCGTGGCCGGCGTGGGCGACGTCATCGTCGTCAGCGTCAAGGAAGCAGTGCCTAGGGGCCGTGTGAAGAAGGGTGACGTGCACCGTGCCGTCATCGTTCGCACCGCCAAGGACATCCGCCGCGCCGATGGCTCGGTCATCCGCTTCGACGGCAACGCCGCGGTGCTGGTCAACAAGAACGAGGAGCCGATCGGCACCCGTATCTTCGGCCCAGTGGTCCGCGAGCTGCGCTCGAAGGGGTATATGAAGATCATCAGCCTTGCGCCGGAGGTGCTGTAA
- the rpmC gene encoding 50S ribosomal protein L29 codes for MAKATDFRAKTDDQLGEELGNLKREAFNLRFQAATSQLEKPSRVREVRKDIARIKTLQSERSRSAAK; via the coding sequence ATGGCTAAGGCAACCGACTTCCGCGCGAAGACCGACGACCAGCTGGGCGAAGAGCTCGGCAACCTGAAGCGCGAGGCGTTCAACCTGCGTTTCCAGGCCGCGACCAGCCAGCTCGAGAAGCCGAGCCGGGTGCGCGAGGTCCGCAAGGATATCGCCCGTATCAAGACGTTGCAGTCCGAGCGTTCGCGCTCGGCTGCCAAGTAA
- the rplV gene encoding 50S ribosomal protein L22: MSKQAAPRRVGEKEALSVGTQIRGSAQKLNLVAALIRNQPVGKALNILAFSKKAMAVDARKVLASAIANAENNHNLDVDALVVAEASVGKSITMKRFATRGRGKSTRILKPYSRLRIVVREQEEA, from the coding sequence ATGTCTAAGCAAGCAGCTCCGCGCCGCGTGGGCGAGAAGGAAGCGCTGTCGGTCGGCACGCAGATCCGTGGTTCGGCCCAGAAGCTGAACCTGGTCGCCGCGCTGATCCGCAACCAGCCGGTGGGCAAGGCGCTCAACATCCTCGCTTTCTCCAAGAAGGCGATGGCGGTCGACGCCCGCAAGGTGCTCGCCTCGGCGATCGCCAATGCCGAGAACAACCACAACCTCGACGTCGACGCGCTCGTCGTCGCCGAGGCGTCGGTCGGCAAGTCGATCACCATGAAGCGTTTCGCGACCCGCGGCCGTGGCAAGTCCACCCGCATCCTGAAGCCCTACAGCCGTCTGCGCATCGTCGTGCGCGAGCAGGAAGAAGCATAA